A single genomic interval of Flavihumibacter rivuli harbors:
- the alaS gene encoding alanine--tRNA ligase: MLTSAAIRQQFLDFFASKGHVIVPSAPIVVKNDPTLLFTNAGMNQFKDFFLGNKNAPNTRVADTQKCLRVSGKHNDLEEVGVDTYHHTMFEMLGNWSFGDYFKKEAISWSWELLTEVYKIPKDRLYVTVFEGDEKENLPKDTEAYDEWKRWIAEDRILMGNKKDNFWEMGDTGPCGPCSEIHVDCRSDEERAKVDGKTLVNNDHPQVIEIWNNVFMQFNRLKDGSLELLPAKHVDTGMGLERLVRVLQGKTSNYDTDLFSGTIGATETITGKEYGYGDTKKDIAFRVIADHIRAIGFTIADGQLPSNTGAGYVIRRILRRAVRYYYSYLDYKQPLLFQLMPVLAGQFAEVFPELQQQIDFVGKVVKEEEEAFLRTLEKGLKKIDEIITHTKQSGTLTINGAAAFELYDTYGFPVDLTRLIARENDLSVDEAGFEKEMQQQKERSRAATAVDTEDWVNLQEVEQMRFSGYDSLELQTRVVKYRKVKAKGKEAFQMVLAETPFYAESGGQVGDTGILSFEGERVNVVDTRKENDLFIHFVEKLPVNITGVVTAMVDKDRRKKTAVHHSATHLLHAALREVLGTHVAQKGSLVNDEHLRFDFSHFAKVTNEEIARIEAIVNEKIRENIPVVIREMPKDEAIAMGAMALFGEKYGDTVRVVVMDKEYSVELCGGTHVGATGELGSFKIKSESAVAAGVRRIEAVSGYAAELYINEQLQTLAEVKDVLKQPKELVKSVESLVNELAAARKHLEMLEARALVGIRNELLKKDEIINGVTFIGDIVEVGSADALKKLCFDLKNNLNDYVAVLAANIGGKPSVAIGIADTVVAAKGLDAGKLIKEKVAPLVKGGGGGQKNLATAGGQDASNLQQVIDAVRSALAGA, from the coding sequence ATGTTGACAAGTGCAGCCATAAGACAGCAGTTCCTGGATTTTTTTGCTTCCAAGGGACATGTTATCGTTCCATCCGCGCCTATCGTAGTAAAGAACGACCCTACCCTGTTGTTTACCAACGCGGGTATGAACCAGTTCAAGGACTTCTTCCTCGGCAATAAGAACGCCCCCAACACCCGTGTGGCCGATACCCAGAAATGTTTGAGGGTGAGCGGTAAGCACAATGACCTGGAAGAGGTTGGGGTGGATACCTACCACCACACCATGTTCGAGATGTTGGGTAACTGGAGTTTCGGGGATTATTTCAAGAAGGAGGCCATTTCCTGGAGCTGGGAATTGCTGACAGAAGTATATAAGATCCCCAAGGACAGGTTATATGTGACCGTTTTTGAAGGGGATGAAAAGGAAAACCTTCCAAAGGATACGGAAGCCTATGATGAGTGGAAGCGATGGATCGCCGAGGACAGGATCCTGATGGGGAATAAGAAAGATAATTTCTGGGAAATGGGTGATACCGGTCCCTGTGGACCCTGTTCAGAGATTCATGTGGACTGCCGGAGCGACGAAGAACGAGCAAAAGTGGATGGCAAGACCCTGGTGAACAATGACCATCCCCAGGTGATCGAGATCTGGAATAACGTATTCATGCAGTTCAACCGCCTGAAAGATGGCAGCCTAGAATTGCTGCCAGCCAAGCATGTGGATACCGGAATGGGACTGGAGCGTTTGGTGAGGGTGTTGCAGGGTAAGACCTCCAACTACGATACCGACCTGTTCAGCGGGACCATTGGTGCCACCGAAACCATTACTGGAAAAGAGTATGGCTATGGGGATACCAAAAAGGATATCGCTTTCAGGGTGATCGCTGACCATATCAGGGCCATTGGGTTTACCATTGCCGATGGCCAGCTGCCTTCGAATACGGGTGCGGGTTATGTGATCCGCAGGATCCTGAGGAGGGCCGTTCGTTATTATTATTCCTACCTCGATTATAAGCAACCCCTGCTGTTCCAGCTGATGCCGGTTTTGGCAGGGCAGTTTGCAGAAGTATTCCCGGAACTGCAGCAGCAGATCGATTTCGTGGGCAAGGTGGTGAAGGAAGAAGAAGAAGCCTTCCTGCGCACCTTGGAGAAAGGACTGAAGAAGATCGATGAGATCATTACCCATACCAAACAGTCAGGTACCCTTACCATCAATGGAGCTGCGGCATTTGAACTGTATGATACCTATGGGTTCCCTGTTGACCTTACCCGACTGATCGCCCGCGAGAATGACCTTTCCGTGGATGAGGCCGGTTTTGAGAAGGAGATGCAGCAGCAGAAGGAAAGGAGCCGCGCCGCAACAGCGGTAGATACCGAAGACTGGGTAAACCTGCAGGAAGTAGAGCAGATGCGCTTCTCCGGTTATGATTCACTTGAACTGCAGACCCGTGTGGTGAAGTACCGCAAGGTGAAGGCCAAGGGCAAGGAAGCCTTCCAGATGGTTCTGGCAGAAACGCCGTTCTATGCAGAAAGTGGAGGGCAGGTAGGTGATACCGGCATCCTGAGCTTTGAAGGGGAGAGGGTGAACGTGGTGGATACCAGGAAGGAAAATGACCTCTTCATCCATTTTGTAGAGAAGTTGCCTGTAAATATTACCGGTGTAGTAACTGCGATGGTTGATAAGGATAGAAGGAAGAAAACAGCCGTACACCATTCCGCCACGCACTTATTGCACGCCGCGCTCCGCGAGGTATTGGGTACGCATGTGGCGCAGAAAGGATCATTGGTGAATGATGAGCACCTGCGTTTCGACTTCTCGCATTTTGCCAAGGTGACCAATGAAGAGATCGCCCGCATTGAGGCGATCGTGAATGAGAAGATCAGGGAGAATATCCCGGTGGTGATCAGGGAAATGCCCAAGGATGAAGCAATAGCCATGGGCGCCATGGCCTTGTTCGGGGAGAAGTATGGCGATACTGTAAGGGTGGTGGTGATGGATAAGGAATACTCTGTGGAATTGTGCGGTGGTACCCATGTTGGGGCAACTGGTGAACTGGGTTCCTTCAAGATCAAGAGCGAATCAGCCGTGGCGGCCGGTGTAAGAAGGATTGAAGCAGTGAGCGGCTATGCAGCGGAATTGTATATCAACGAACAGTTGCAGACCCTGGCTGAAGTGAAGGACGTATTGAAGCAGCCAAAGGAGTTGGTGAAGTCTGTGGAGTCATTGGTGAACGAACTGGCTGCTGCCCGTAAGCACCTGGAGATGCTGGAAGCCCGTGCGCTGGTAGGCATCCGTAATGAATTGCTGAAGAAGGACGAGATCATCAATGGGGTGACCTTCATCGGTGATATTGTGGAAGTAGGCAGTGCCGATGCCCTCAAGAAACTTTGCTTCGACCTGAAGAATAACCTCAATGATTATGTTGCCGTGCTGGCAGCCAATATCGGTGGCAAGCCTTCGGTGGCTATCGGTATCGCGGATACGGTGGTGGCGGCCAAAGGACTGGATGCGGGTAAGCTGATCAAGGAAAAAGTTGCCCCCCTGGTAAAGGGAGGTGGTGGCGGCCAGAAGAACCTGGCAACAGCCGGTGGCCAGGATGCCAGCAACCTGCAACAGGTGATCGACGCGGTACGCAGTGCATTGGCCGGAGCCTGA